The Kordia sp. SMS9 DNA window TGCTGCCTAAGTTCGAATCATGCCATAGCGCAACAGCAGAAATGGGCATCTCAATATGTGCATTGGAACTTTGAAGATACCATAAAAGATGTTTGGAACGTCGACCAACAAGTGTGGATTGCAACTCCCAATTCTGCATCTTTTTGGCCGATACAATGGGATTGGGTTGATAGTGGTGGAGTTGGAGGTTATTTAGGGTTGCAAGAACAAAGTAACGGTTCAACAAACGTGCGATTTTCTCTTTGGAACGCCACAGCGTCGAAAGGCGCAAAGTGTCGAAAATTTGATGGTGAGGGTATTGGAGAGACTTGCGAATTAAGTATCAATATAGATACCACTAAATTTTACAGATACAGAGTTTGGCGTCTTGATACCGATAAAGATGGGCAATGGTGGGGAGGCTGGTTAATTGAAGCCAATGAACAAGGCGTTTTAAAAGAACACTTCATTGGAAAAATAAAAGTTCCGCTACAATACAGTAAA harbors:
- a CDS encoding DUF3472 domain-containing protein, encoding MKSSKSNLQKSGKKSSAKLILHVLFLTVVLCCLSSNHAIAQQQKWASQYVHWNFEDTIKDVWNVDQQVWIATPNSASFWPIQWDWVDSGGVGGYLGLQEQSNGSTNVRFSLWNATASKGAKCRKFDGEGIGETCELSINIDTTKFYRYRVWRLDTDKDGQWWGGWLIEANEQGVLKEHFIGKIKVPLQYSKIDIHSISNFVEFFGLNISPCDQVPLSLVGFTPPAVNYKGKGAYSAYSTYKGSTKASGNICANGTENDGAIVTPFNYNFGFAKGVAVFLGGKKNEQKKSNIPKSPKDMPDN